A region from the Dendropsophus ebraccatus isolate aDenEbr1 chromosome 1, aDenEbr1.pat, whole genome shotgun sequence genome encodes:
- the THAP5 gene encoding THAP domain-containing protein 5, giving the protein MPTCQTVTYELHHASLENILNTSSVPKMSFEAPLVEQSDIVLENMHTFHADHSSNKLQTSDKSLIFTAITQTIEQPGLAEESILSIIVPEDISKKQTILTSQPIVQDHQFTEEENVDAEHISSNESDRGDEILEMEHSYCRIDLDRNRLCETIAKLQSKVALLEVQENVTLARLRSLEELIGYLRQENLLSDEKLKVIDNCRKSFDFAVVQ; this is encoded by the coding sequence ATGCCAACCTGCCAGACAGTGACTTATGAGTTGCATCATGCTTCCCTGGAAAATATACTTAACACATCATCAGTCCCCAAGATGTCTTTTGAAGCTCCATTAGTAGAGCAGAGTGACATTGTCTTAGAAAATATGCATACATTTCATGCAGATCATTCCAGCAACAAACTGCAAACCTCTGACAAATCCCTGATTTTCACTGCAATTACACAAACAATAGAGCAACCTGGCTTGGCTGAAGAATCCATTCTATCCATCATTGTCCCAGAAGACATTTCAAAAAAACAAACTATTTTGACAAGTCAGCCCATTGTACAGGATCATCAATTCACTGAAGAGGAAAATGTTGATGCAGAACACATTTCTTCCAATGAATCAGACAGAGGTGATGAGATTTTAGAAATGGAGCATTCATACTGCAGGATTGATCTTGACAGAAACCGTCTCTGTGAAACCATTGCTAAACTCCAGTCCAAAGTAGCCCTGCTAGAAGTGCAGGAAAATGTCACTCTTGCCCGCTTGAGATCATTGGAAGAGCTTATTGGATATTTAAGACAAGAAAATTTGTTATCGGATGAAAAGTTAAAAGTCATTGATAATTGTCGCAAAAGCTTTGATTTTGCTGTTGTACAATAA
- the DNAJB9 gene encoding dnaJ homolog subfamily B member 9: MASAQSVLTFAVCILLISEVILAKKTYYDILGVPKNASERQIKKAFHKLAMKYHPDKNKSPDAEAKFREIAEAYEILSDENKRKEYDQSGHDAFTTGGRGGNDKHFHQHFNFNFDDLFKDFDFFGESQNSRSKRHFDNSHFRSQHDPSNRHRRHFDDFGFGGSLFNDMFEDMEKMFTFGSVGNSQRHNIRTESRFHGSSKHCRTVTQRRGNMVTTYTDCSGQ; the protein is encoded by the exons ATGGCTTCAGCTCAGTCGGTGCTCACATTTGCTGTGTGTATATTATTAATATCTGAAGTTATACTGGCAAAAAAGACTTATTATGACATCTTGGGGGTTCCAAAAAATGCCTCAGAGCGACAGATCAAAAAAGCTTTCCACAAACTGGCCATGAAGTATCATcctgataaaaataaaagtccTGATGCTGAAGCAAAGTTTAGAGAAATAGCTGAAG CATATGAGATCCTTTCTGATGAAAACAAACGAAAGGAATATGACCAGTCTGGTCATGATGCATTTACcactggaggaagaggaggcaatGACAAGCATTTCCACCAACATTTCAACTTTAATTTTGATGACCTTTTTAAAGACTTTGACTTTTTCGGGGAGAGCCAAAACAGTAGATCAAAAAGACACTTTGACAATTCCCATTTTAGGAGTCAACATGATCCTTCTAATCGGCATAGACGCCATTTTGATGACTTTGGGTTTGGGGGGAGTTTATTTAATGACATGTTTGAAGATATGGAAAAGATGTTTACATTTGGTAGCGTGGGAAACTCACAAAGGCACAATATTCGTACAGAGAGCAGATTCCACGGATCAAGCAAGCACTGCAGAACTGTCACTCAGCGAAGAGGAAACATGGTTACAACCTATACTGATTGTTCTGGACAGTGA